The Paenibacillus sp. RC334 nucleotide sequence TCTCGCATGGTGTGTTTTCCTGTATCTAGAGGAAAAGTATGTATCCTCTGCTTGAACCTGACGAGTCGGCGATTCCTTTCAATGCGCTGGTTACGCTGGACCATGATGGACACCCGGTGGTGATTGATCCTTGGGTGAAAAAGTATGGAACTGATGAATGGCTGTCTGATCTGCTACAGACCTCTGTACAACCGCTGATTCACTGGTTGTTCGCTCAAGGTATTGCACTGGAGTCGCATGCACAAAATATGCTGCTCATTCACAGGAAAGGCAAGCCCTCACGCATTGCCCTCAAGGATTTTCACGATGACATCCGGTTTATGAAAAAGTCACTTGCGGATCCGGATTCTTGTCCAATCCTTGTTGAAGTACTGGAATATCACCGTCGTTTGAACCGCAATTCATTCCTTGAGACGGATAAACCGGTAGAAGTACAAGATTTTATACATGATGCAAGAGCATTATCAGGTCACAGAACATCACTTCTGGAACAGGGTTCGCGGGATCATTGGTGACTATCAGCTGCGATTCCTTGAATATAACGAACGGTACGAGCTGTATTCCTTGTTTGATCCAAAGATCGGGGTAGAGCAATTGACGAAGCGCCGTTTGTTTCCAGATGATGAATTGCGCATTCATCAGATTCCGAATCCATTAGTACATACGTTTATGTATAAATATGGATTGAATAAGGATGAATTTAAAAAATAGTATATGAGATCAAAAGAATATTGCATGGACAGAAACTGGAATTATGAGATATTGTTTTAATAATGATAATCATTATTAATTGGGTTATTAAATAGAATCAAGGGGTTGAATTGCAATGCAAGCAGAGAGACAGGAAATGGGGATTAAACCGTGGGTCCATTCGGTTATGCTGGCTGT carries:
- a CDS encoding IucA/IucC family C-terminal-domain containing protein; amino-acid sequence: MYPLLEPDESAIPFNALVTLDHDGHPVVIDPWVKKYGTDEWLSDLLQTSVQPLIHWLFAQGIALESHAQNMLLIHRKGKPSRIALKDFHDDIRFMKKSLADPDSCPILVEVLEYHRRLNRNSFLETDKPVEVQDFIHDARALSGHRTSLLEQGSRDHW
- a CDS encoding IucA/IucC family C-terminal-domain containing protein gives rise to the protein MQEHYQVTEHHFWNRVRGIIGDYQLRFLEYNERYELYSLFDPKIGVEQLTKRRLFPDDELRIHQIPNPLVHTFMYKYGLNKDEFKK